The window CGCCGGCGCGGCGGGCTGCCGCGTCGGCGCGCTCGGCAAGGAGCCTCAGCGTGTCGAGCTCGCCCGCGGCCCCGGCCCACAGCACATGGCCGTCGAACCGGCCGCCTCGGTGGATGCGCAGCGGGAACCGCTCGGTGCGCCGGGCGGCGCGCCCCAGCCGCTCGTGCAGATCGGGCAGCAGCCCTTCGTCGACCACACCGAGGAAGGCGAGCGTGAAGTGCCACGCATCGGTGCCGGTCCAGCGCATGCCACCGGCCCCCGGAAGGGTGTGCAGCGGGGCCACGGCACGGCGGAGCTCCGCGACGGCGGAGTCGGGCGGCAGGACGGCAACGAAGAGTCTCATGCGGCTCATGGGCCGAGTGTCGCACCGTACCGGCGCGCGTCCCGGTC is drawn from Streptomyces sp. NBC_01717 and contains these coding sequences:
- the thpR gene encoding RNA 2',3'-cyclic phosphodiesterase, with protein sequence MRLFVAVLPPDSAVAELRRAVAPLHTLPGAGGMRWTGTDAWHFTLAFLGVVDEGLLPDLHERLGRAARRTERFPLRIHRGGRFDGHVLWAGAAGELDTLRLLAERADAAARRAGVAMDEHRRYTPHLTLARSRSETDLHPYLEALDTFEGTPWEVGEVALVRSNLPVAGVPGERPRYEVVASWPLGH